The region GAGGCTTCAAAGAAACAGCTGGCAATCACTTTGTGTTTCAGCAGCTCCGGCTGCGGATGGGCTTTCAGGCTGGCTGCCATCTTGAGCGCCAGTTCCAGATCGTCCCGGCTGAGATCGTTGATTGAGATGATGTGTCTTTTATATAGCGGATTGACCATTTGGCTATGCTCCCCTCGGTTAGGCCCGGTAAACAAACGGTATGGCTGGCGGCGACAGGCAAAAAAAAGCCCCTCAACGAGGGGCTTTTTTTACGAATCGATCAGGCAATGGAAGGAAAAACGCCGTCATGCTGCCAACAGGCAGTTGCGGTTCGGCACCCACAAAAACAGCAGCGTCAGACATGTCCCCTCCCGGCAAATTGTCCGGAATTATACGCGCCGAAGAGGTGAATTCAAGCAGAAAAACGCTGTATTTTGCGGTGGGCAATCGGTTGCGGTCAGTTGTTTCATCGGAAGTGAAAACGCACCGTTCGGATCACTTTTTTACTATCGCTGGCTGGCGGGCCAATGCCGACAGGAGTATAAGGAATCAAAACGTTGTTTTAATTTATTTATTTAAAGGAGCGATCATGATTACCGGTAATGTCGACCATCTGGAGCTGGTTCCCTACCTGCCCGCCAAACTGCGTGAGGCGATTGAGTATGTGAAACAGCATATTAACGCCGATACCCCGCTGGGTAAGCACGATATCGACGGCAATAAGGTGTTTGTGCTGGTGTCGAACGACAGCACGGACCGGTTCGAGAAACGCCGCGCCGAGTATCACGCCAAATACCTGGATATCCAGATTGTGCTGAACGGCATCGAAGGCATGACCTTCAGCAACCTGCCGGCGGGCAAACCGGACGTTGACTGGCTGGCGGACAAGGACATCGCGTTCCTGCCGGCTGGCGAGCAGGAAAAACAGTTCGTGCTGAACACCGGCGACTTCGTGGTGTTCTTCCCCGGCGAAGTGCACAAACCGCTGTGCGCCGTCGGCGAACCGGCCCACGTACGCAAGGCAGTCGTGAAGATCGATGCCTCACTGGTGTTTTAATTCGTTATTTTTATGCTTTCCATCATTTGCTGACAAACCCTTTAAGCGCAAGGTTACGGGGTTTTCCGGCGTCAAAAACTGTGCTGAGGTGAGCGACTTCGCCGGGTGAGCCGCATGGATGCGGCGAAAGTCCGTGTCGTGCCGGGAGCACGTCACGGGCGGCCCGAACCGCGAAGGCGAACGCCGAAGGTACCGCGCAGCGGCACAGTTTAGCCCCCAGCCAGTGGTCAAGGAGAGGCGGCGTTTGAGCCTCTCCTTGTCGTGCGTGCGATAATTTTGCAAAGGAAAAACTAAAGTCATTACGCACGAAATTTCTCACCAGTTTTGCATAAAATCGCCAGCAAAAAGACAATACGGCTGTTTGTTAACAGCCTCATTTCCCCCCGCTATTAGCGCCGTATCGGATGTGATCCCGCCCGTAAAATAGGCATAAGGTTTTATGAAACCGGTTGCAGTGATAATGGCTTTCATGCAGTCTGAAACCGGTTTCAGTGGTGGTCGAATCAACGAAGTGGTTACCGAATATCAACATAAGGTGGCGCCATGTCAGGGATCCGAGATTACGCGAAATTAGCGCAGAACATTCTGCAGGAAGTGGGCGGTCAGCCAAATATTGTCGATTTTTCCCGCTGTGCCACCCGATTACGCCTGATTCTGGCGCAAACGCCTGATAACGCGAAAGCGCGGATTCAGAGCCTGCCCAGAGTGATTGCGGTGGTGGAGAGCGCCGGTCAGTTTCAGGTGGTCATCGGTGTGCATGTGGCGGAAGTGTACCAGCAGATGGCGGCATTGCTCGGCGAAGGCGCTGAGCGCGGCGAAGAGCCCCGTCGGCGCGTGATGGATACGGTGATCGCCACCATGTCGGCGGTGTTCGCGCCGATTGTGTATATCCTGGCGGCGGCCGGGATACTGCAGGGCATATTGATCGTTATTCAGCAGTTCTCCGCCAGCTTTGCGCTGACCGGCACCTATCGCGTGCTCAATTTCATGTCCTGGACGCCGTTCGCCTTTTTGCCGGTGTTTATCGCCCTGACTGCTTCCCGCCATTTCCGCTGCAACACCTATATCGCGGTGCTGTGCTGCTGCGCGTTGATCAACCCCGAATGGACGGCGATGGCGGGGAAAATCGCCGCCGGCGAGTCGATCACCCTGCTGGGGCTGCCGCTGGCGAAGACAGTGTATACCGCGTCGGTATTGCCGCCGCTGTTTCTGGTGTGGGTGCTGGCGTGGGTGGAGCGCCGGGTGGAAAAGCGATTGCCGGATATCGTCAGCGCGCTGTTTACCCCGTTGATTTGCTTTGTGATTGTGGTGCCGCTGACGCTGCTGTTGATCGGCCCGGCCAGCACCTGGGTCGCCACCGGGATCGCCGCCGGCTATAACGCGCTGTTCAATACCTTCCCGGCGCTGGCGGCCGCGATTATTGGCGGCGTGTGGCAGATCATTGTGATCTTCGGCGTGCACTGGGGCATCACGCCGGTGGTGGTGGCCAACTTTGACCTGAACGGTTACGACTCGTTTCAGGCGTTCCAGACCGTCGCCGTGGTCGCCCAGATGGCGGCCGCATTCGGCTGTTTTTTGAAAACGCGCAACCGTGAACTGAAAGCGCGTTCGATGTCGGCGGGGGTGACGGCGATTTTCGGCATCACCGAACCGGCTATCTACGGGGTGACGCTGCGCTACAAGAAACCCTTTATCTGCGGCTGCATCGGCGGGGCGGTGGGGGCGGTAGTCGCCAGCCTGTTCGGATCGCTGTATTACGCCTATGCCGCATTGCCGGGCGTGCTGACGGTGATCAACGCCATCAATCCGTCCGCGCCGATGTCGTTTATCGGCGAGCTGGCTGGCTGCGGCGTGGCAATCGTATTGACTATCGGACTGGTGATGGTGGTGGGGTTTGACGATCCGGTGGAGGAAACGGCCGCGACGTCTGCGGAGGCAGCGTCGACGACCCGGACAAGCACATCGGTTTGATATGACTGTGAATATTGAGTGCCTTACCGTCGGCGTATGACGGTATTTAACGAGGAGGTGGAGAGAATGAGTCAATTACCTGCAGGGTTCTTATGGGGCGGCGCGGTGGCGGCGCATCAGCTGGAAGGCGGCTGGAATGAAGGCGGCAAGGGCGTCAGCGTGGTGGATGTGCTAACCGCCGGCGCGCACGGCAAACTGCGGCGCATCACCGACGGCGTCGTTCCCGGCGAGTCCTACCCGAACCACGAGGCAATCGACTTTTATCATCGTTACAAGGATGACATCGCGCTGTTTGCGGAAATGGGTTT is a window of Dickeya solani IPO 2222 DNA encoding:
- a CDS encoding PTS transporter subunit EIIC, whose protein sequence is MSGIRDYAKLAQNILQEVGGQPNIVDFSRCATRLRLILAQTPDNAKARIQSLPRVIAVVESAGQFQVVIGVHVAEVYQQMAALLGEGAERGEEPRRRVMDTVIATMSAVFAPIVYILAAAGILQGILIVIQQFSASFALTGTYRVLNFMSWTPFAFLPVFIALTASRHFRCNTYIAVLCCCALINPEWTAMAGKIAAGESITLLGLPLAKTVYTASVLPPLFLVWVLAWVERRVEKRLPDIVSALFTPLICFVIVVPLTLLLIGPASTWVATGIAAGYNALFNTFPALAAAIIGGVWQIIVIFGVHWGITPVVVANFDLNGYDSFQAFQTVAVVAQMAAAFGCFLKTRNRELKARSMSAGVTAIFGITEPAIYGVTLRYKKPFICGCIGGAVGAVVASLFGSLYYAYAALPGVLTVINAINPSAPMSFIGELAGCGVAIVLTIGLVMVVGFDDPVEETAATSAEAASTTRTSTSV
- a CDS encoding YhcH/YjgK/YiaL family protein, whose amino-acid sequence is MITGNVDHLELVPYLPAKLREAIEYVKQHINADTPLGKHDIDGNKVFVLVSNDSTDRFEKRRAEYHAKYLDIQIVLNGIEGMTFSNLPAGKPDVDWLADKDIAFLPAGEQEKQFVLNTGDFVVFFPGEVHKPLCAVGEPAHVRKAVVKIDASLVF